A window of the Equus asinus isolate D_3611 breed Donkey chromosome 20, EquAss-T2T_v2, whole genome shotgun sequence genome harbors these coding sequences:
- the LOC106830431 gene encoding calcitonin isoform X1, translating into MGFWKFSPFLPLSILVLYQVGIIQAAPFRSALESLPDPAVLPEEESRLLLAALVKDYVRMKVRALEQETEGASLDSPRAKRCSNLSTCVLGTYTQDLNKFHTFPQTAIGVGAPGKKRVMARGLERDHGPHIGTSQDAY; encoded by the exons ATGGGCTTCTGGAAGTTCTcccccttcctgcctctcagCATCTTGGTCCTGTACCAGGTGGGCATCATCCAGGCAGCACCATTCAG gtctGCCTTGGAGAGCCTCCCAGACCCTGCTGTACTCCCTGAGGAGGAATCGCGACTCCTACTGGCTGCGCTGGTGAAGGACTATGTGCGGATGAAGGTCAGGGCTCtggagcaggagacagagggcGCCAG CCTGGACAGCCCCAGAGCTAAGCGGTGCAGTAATCTGAGTACCTGTGTGCTGGGCACATACACGCAGGACCTCAACAAGTTTCACACGTTCCCTCAGACTGCAATTGGGGTCGGAGCACCTGGGAAGAAAAGGGTCATGGCCAGAGGCTTGGAGAGAGACCACGGCCCTCACATTGGCACGTCCCAGGATGCCTACTaa
- the LOC106830431 gene encoding calcitonin gene-related peptide 1 isoform X2, producing the protein MGFWKFSPFLPLSILVLYQVGIIQAAPFRSALESLPDPAVLPEEESRLLLAALVKDYVRMKVRALEQETEGASITAQKRSCNTASCLTHRLAGLLSSAGSMANSNLLPTEMGFKVSGRRRRDLQA; encoded by the exons ATGGGCTTCTGGAAGTTCTcccccttcctgcctctcagCATCTTGGTCCTGTACCAGGTGGGCATCATCCAGGCAGCACCATTCAG gtctGCCTTGGAGAGCCTCCCAGACCCTGCTGTACTCCCTGAGGAGGAATCGCGACTCCTACTGGCTGCGCTGGTGAAGGACTATGTGCGGATGAAGGTCAGGGCTCtggagcaggagacagagggcGCCAG CATCACTGCCCAGAAGAGATCCTGCAACACTGCCAGCTGCTTGACCCATCGGCTGGcaggcttgctgagcagtgctggGAGTATGGCGAACAGCAACTTGCTGCCCACTGAGATGGGCTTCAAAGTCTCTGGCCGTCGCCGCAGGGACCTTCAGGCCTGA